One stretch of Bernardetia sp. DNA includes these proteins:
- a CDS encoding Hsp70 family protein, whose translation MENTINFGIDLGTTNSAIAKFTKGNVEVFKHSVTWKETLPSVIYFRKDRVFVGDKAKEYVIRDPKNVISRFKRKMGTTETFKIPSINQSKTPVNLSAEILKELKTFLPPNESIESVVITIPASFDTIQSNATKRAGEEAGFKQVVLLEEPIAASMAYANKKKEKELEEGQWLVYDLGGGTFDVALVKIKDGEMKVLDHEGNNFLGGTDFDDEIIKQIIIPKLEKIGQFTDLENQMTSASGRYNKEFLKFRLLAEKLKIALSSQTSEDIEIQIEDENGETIDEFFSVSRSEFENIIKESVDSSIELVKKILVRNSLGSKDLQFVLMVGGSTFIPFIRQRVGELLQVPVNFDIDPTTAIAIGAAHYAGTKPKITEKQAEKQDVQLKVRMAYQKASKEKEEYFAAKVEGDIEGLTYRITREDGGFDTGLKPLDTRINEDLPLVENTYNFFKLTVFDSFNNIVETDAEVIGINAGGITVIGQSLPEDICIEIDDLETGESALELIFQKNAVLPLRTIITKPLNRTLIKGSDEGYRINVLEGSHSSRPESNKPIGLLEINGNQIIRDISKGSDIEINVELDESRTLSVSAYLTMADQEFKQIFNPKERHVSAKILTQQVQTLSERLDTEITEAEELV comes from the coding sequence ATGGAAAATACAATCAATTTTGGCATTGATTTAGGGACTACCAACTCTGCGATTGCAAAGTTCACAAAAGGAAATGTTGAAGTATTCAAACATTCAGTTACATGGAAAGAAACACTCCCTTCTGTTATTTATTTTAGAAAAGATAGAGTTTTCGTAGGAGATAAAGCTAAAGAGTATGTGATAAGAGACCCAAAAAATGTAATCTCTCGTTTTAAACGTAAAATGGGTACTACTGAAACTTTCAAAATACCTTCAATAAACCAGTCTAAAACTCCAGTTAATCTTTCAGCAGAAATTTTAAAAGAATTAAAAACTTTTCTTCCTCCTAACGAGAGTATTGAGAGCGTTGTTATTACCATTCCAGCCTCTTTTGATACTATACAATCAAATGCAACAAAGAGAGCAGGAGAAGAAGCAGGATTTAAACAAGTCGTTTTGTTAGAAGAACCGATAGCTGCAAGTATGGCGTATGCAAATAAGAAAAAAGAGAAAGAGCTTGAGGAAGGGCAATGGCTAGTTTATGATTTAGGTGGAGGTACTTTCGATGTTGCTCTAGTCAAAATAAAAGATGGAGAGATGAAGGTTTTAGACCACGAAGGAAATAATTTTCTAGGAGGAACAGACTTTGATGATGAGATTATAAAGCAAATTATCATTCCAAAATTAGAAAAAATAGGTCAGTTTACTGACTTGGAAAACCAAATGACAAGTGCATCTGGTAGATATAACAAAGAATTTCTAAAGTTTAGACTTTTAGCAGAAAAGCTAAAAATTGCTCTATCTTCTCAAACGTCAGAAGACATAGAAATTCAAATTGAGGATGAAAATGGAGAAACAATAGATGAGTTTTTTAGTGTTTCTCGTTCAGAGTTTGAAAATATTATAAAGGAAAGTGTTGATTCATCTATTGAGTTAGTAAAAAAGATTCTAGTTCGTAATTCGTTAGGCTCAAAAGATTTACAGTTCGTTTTGATGGTTGGAGGCTCTACATTTATTCCTTTTATTAGACAAAGAGTAGGAGAGCTCTTGCAAGTCCCTGTAAACTTTGACATCGACCCCACCACAGCCATTGCAATTGGAGCAGCTCACTACGCTGGTACTAAACCAAAAATAACAGAAAAACAAGCAGAAAAGCAAGATGTACAATTGAAGGTACGAATGGCATATCAAAAAGCCAGTAAAGAAAAAGAAGAATATTTTGCAGCAAAAGTGGAAGGTGATATTGAGGGTCTGACTTACCGAATTACGAGAGAAGATGGTGGGTTTGACACAGGACTAAAGCCACTAGACACAAGAATAAACGAAGACCTACCTTTAGTAGAGAATACGTATAACTTCTTTAAATTAACTGTATTCGATAGCTTCAACAATATTGTTGAAACTGATGCAGAAGTTATTGGCATAAATGCTGGTGGCATTACAGTAATAGGGCAGTCTTTGCCAGAAGATATATGTATAGAAATAGACGATTTAGAAACTGGTGAATCAGCTTTAGAACTGATTTTTCAAAAAAATGCAGTATTACCGTTACGTACAATTATTACTAAGCCTTTAAATAGAACACTTATAAAAGGTTCTGACGAGGGTTATAGAATTAATGTTTTAGAGGGTTCTCACTCATCTCGTCCTGAATCTAATAAACCTATTGGTCTATTAGAGATAAATGGTAATCAAATTATCAGAGACATTTCAAAAGGTTCTGATATAGAAATTAATGTGGAGTTGGATGAGAGCAGAACACTATCTGTATCAGCATATCTTACTATGGCAGACCAAGAATTTAAACAAATTTTTAATCCTAAAGAAAGACATGTTTCAGCAAAGATATTAACACAGCAAGTACAAACACTTTCAGAAAGATTAGATACCGAAATTACAGAAGCTGAAGAGTTAGTATGA
- a CDS encoding TerB family tellurite resistance protein, translated as MKNKEFKKVLFKAAFSVMACDGEVAESELLEIKEMLKNTLYFEGLNYEEELQVALEDLKGNGLQSIESFFNVLKGADLSELQELQLLEVLIRMIHADDKVDENELIFMHRVRRSLSVLSDAKIMVRFPKNINLLLNLSKYNAKPFHSNLGTMNLKAFDDINFTD; from the coding sequence ATGAAAAATAAAGAGTTTAAAAAAGTATTGTTTAAAGCTGCTTTTTCAGTAATGGCTTGTGATGGAGAAGTTGCAGAAAGTGAGCTTTTAGAAATAAAAGAAATGTTGAAAAACACACTCTATTTTGAAGGCTTAAACTATGAAGAAGAGCTACAAGTTGCACTCGAGGATTTAAAAGGAAATGGATTACAATCCATAGAAAGTTTTTTCAATGTGCTGAAAGGTGCTGATTTATCAGAGCTTCAAGAGTTACAACTCCTTGAAGTTCTGATAAGAATGATACACGCTGACGATAAAGTGGATGAGAATGAGCTTATTTTTATGCACAGGGTAAGAAGGAGTCTTTCTGTACTTTCTGACGCAAAAATAATGGTTCGTTTCCCTAAAAACATTAATTTGCTTCTCAACTTATCAAAGTATAATGCAAAACCTTTCCATAGTAATCTAGGTACAATGAATTTGAAAGCATTTGATGATATTAACTTTACAGACTAA
- a CDS encoding type I restriction endonuclease subunit R: MTKEIQIEKRLIEQLKELKYVHRPDITDRRTLEGNFKAKFEALNRVRLTDNEFERLKEDIIGADVFKASKLLREQQYFKREDSTPLYYTLVNTKEWCRNEFEIVSQLRINTENSYHRYDVILLINGLPLVQIELKKLDISPRKAMQQIVDYKNDTGNGYKNSLLCFMQMFIVSNRSNTYYFANNKNEHFAFNADEQFLPIYQLADEDNKKITHLETFTEKFLSKCTLGEMISKYMVLVESEQRILVMRPYQIYAVKAIVNCIEQNRGNGYIWHTTGSGKTLTSFKASTLLKSNPNIEKCLFVVDRKDLDRQTREEFNKFQEGSVEENTNTETLVRRLLSTDYADKVIVTTIQKLGLALDGSAKRNYKERLKPLSKKRMVFIFDECHRSQFGDNHKAIVSFFSNAQLFGFTGTPIFEKNSTQKQIDGTEQTYKTTDSIFEKLLHAYTITHAIEDKNVLRFHIDYFKTEGNNSPKAGEALARQAVVETIVKKHDAATNSKRFNALFATSSINNAIEYYNLFKKFQEHKKAEDPEYIPLHIACVFSPPAIVKDGDKQSQKNAADIRQLQEDLQQERYDNQTNPDEKKKALTDIIEDYNKTFNTNHSINEFDLYYQDVQKRIKDQKYSNKDYPRKNKIDITIVVDMLLTGFDSKYLNTLYVDKNLKYHGLIQAFSRTNRVLNDTKPNGNILDFRSQEEEVDKAITLFSGEENAERVKEIWLVDPATEVIEKYKKAVKELDEFMQGQGLEAQPHEVYNLKGDLARVAFVENFKEIQKLKTQLDQYTDLTEEQEAEMEATLPTDDLQSFKSAYIETAKQLRVVQQKQGEETPEEIQKLDFEFVLFSSAIIDYDYIMNLIAENTQKPTKKQKMTKEEVIRLLSSHTNMMETKEDLTDFINALDWTKGYTAQELKNSFEAFQEEKNNQEITALANKHGLETTVLKDFIQEVLDRMIFDGEKLTDLLAPLGLGWKQRRLKEIELMEDLIPQLKKLAQGGEIAGLEIYEQ, from the coding sequence ATGACAAAAGAAATTCAAATAGAAAAAAGACTAATTGAGCAACTCAAAGAACTCAAATACGTCCATCGCCCTGATATTACAGACCGAAGAACACTTGAAGGTAACTTTAAAGCAAAATTTGAGGCTCTTAATCGTGTTCGTCTGACAGACAATGAGTTTGAAAGATTAAAGGAAGATATTATCGGTGCTGATGTTTTTAAGGCTTCTAAGTTATTGCGTGAACAGCAATATTTCAAAAGAGAAGATTCAACACCTTTATATTATACGTTAGTCAATACAAAGGAATGGTGTAGAAACGAGTTTGAAATTGTTAGCCAGTTACGTATCAATACAGAGAATAGTTATCATCGCTACGATGTTATTCTTTTAATAAATGGTTTGCCACTTGTTCAGATTGAACTCAAGAAATTAGATATTTCTCCACGAAAGGCAATGCAGCAAATCGTGGATTATAAAAATGATACAGGTAATGGATATAAAAATTCATTGCTCTGCTTTATGCAGATGTTTATTGTGAGCAACCGAAGTAATACCTATTATTTTGCGAACAATAAAAACGAACATTTTGCCTTCAATGCCGATGAGCAGTTTTTACCTATCTATCAACTAGCTGATGAGGACAATAAGAAAATTACACATCTTGAAACATTCACAGAAAAGTTTTTAAGTAAGTGTACACTTGGCGAGATGATTAGTAAGTACATGGTTTTGGTAGAGAGCGAACAAAGAATCCTTGTGATGCGTCCGTATCAAATCTATGCCGTTAAAGCCATTGTAAACTGTATTGAACAAAACAGAGGAAACGGATATATTTGGCACACCACAGGAAGTGGAAAAACACTTACTTCTTTCAAGGCTTCTACCTTGCTCAAAAGCAATCCTAATATTGAAAAGTGTCTGTTTGTAGTGGATAGAAAAGACTTGGACAGGCAAACTCGTGAAGAATTTAATAAGTTTCAAGAAGGAAGTGTAGAAGAAAACACCAATACAGAGACTTTAGTAAGGCGTTTGCTTTCTACGGATTATGCTGATAAAGTCATCGTTACGACGATTCAAAAACTAGGATTGGCTTTAGATGGTAGCGCTAAGCGAAATTATAAAGAACGATTAAAGCCACTTAGCAAGAAACGAATGGTATTTATTTTTGACGAGTGCCACCGTTCACAGTTTGGGGACAATCATAAAGCCATTGTTTCCTTTTTTTCGAATGCTCAACTTTTTGGCTTTACAGGAACACCTATTTTTGAAAAGAACTCTACACAGAAGCAAATAGACGGCACAGAACAAACCTACAAAACCACAGATAGCATTTTTGAAAAGCTGCTTCACGCTTATACTATTACTCACGCCATAGAAGATAAAAACGTTTTGCGTTTTCATATTGATTACTTCAAAACGGAAGGAAATAACTCTCCTAAAGCTGGGGAAGCTCTAGCTAGACAAGCTGTTGTAGAAACGATTGTAAAGAAGCACGATGCAGCCACTAATTCAAAGCGTTTTAATGCCTTGTTTGCAACGTCTTCTATCAATAATGCTATTGAGTATTATAATCTGTTTAAGAAGTTTCAAGAACATAAAAAAGCAGAAGACCCAGAGTATATTCCTTTGCATATCGCTTGTGTTTTTTCTCCTCCTGCCATAGTGAAAGATGGAGATAAACAAAGTCAGAAAAATGCTGCTGATATTAGGCAGTTACAAGAAGACCTACAACAAGAAAGGTACGACAATCAGACCAACCCAGATGAAAAGAAAAAGGCTCTAACTGACATCATTGAAGATTACAACAAAACCTTTAACACCAATCACAGCATTAATGAGTTTGATTTGTATTACCAAGACGTTCAGAAGCGTATTAAAGACCAAAAGTATAGCAATAAAGACTATCCACGTAAGAATAAAATAGACATTACCATTGTGGTAGATATGCTCCTTACTGGTTTTGATTCTAAGTATTTGAATACGCTTTATGTAGATAAAAATCTCAAATATCACGGACTTATTCAAGCCTTTTCACGTACTAACCGTGTTTTGAATGACACCAAACCGAACGGAAATATTTTAGATTTTCGTTCACAAGAAGAGGAAGTAGATAAAGCCATTACGCTCTTCTCTGGGGAAGAGAATGCTGAGAGAGTAAAAGAAATTTGGCTTGTCGACCCTGCTACAGAGGTTATTGAAAAATATAAAAAGGCTGTCAAAGAGCTAGACGAGTTTATGCAAGGGCAAGGCTTAGAAGCTCAACCTCACGAAGTTTATAACCTAAAAGGAGACCTCGCTAGAGTAGCTTTTGTAGAAAATTTCAAAGAAATACAAAAACTCAAAACACAGTTAGACCAATACACTGACCTTACCGAAGAGCAAGAAGCTGAAATGGAAGCTACCTTGCCTACCGATGACTTACAGAGTTTTAAGAGTGCCTATATCGAAACGGCAAAACAACTGCGTGTTGTGCAGCAAAAGCAAGGAGAAGAAACGCCAGAAGAAATCCAAAAACTAGATTTTGAGTTTGTCTTATTTTCTTCTGCTATCATTGATTACGATTATATCATGAATCTCATTGCAGAGAATACGCAGAAGCCTACCAAAAAACAGAAAATGACAAAAGAAGAGGTCATTCGTCTGCTTTCTTCGCATACCAATATGATGGAAACGAAAGAAGACTTAACTGACTTTATTAATGCTTTGGACTGGACAAAAGGATATACAGCACAAGAACTCAAAAATAGTTTTGAAGCCTTTCAAGAGGAAAAAAACAACCAAGAAATAACGGCTCTTGCCAACAAGCACGGTTTGGAAACGACTGTTTTGAAAGACTTTATACAAGAAGTATTAGACCGAATGATTTTTGATGGCGAAAAACTGACCGACCTTTTAGCTCCTCTTGGGCTAGGTTGGAAACAGCGTCGCCTCAAAGAAATAGAACTAATGGAAGACCTTATTCCACAACTCAAAAAATTAGCCCAGGGAGGCGAAATAGCTGGATTAGAAATTTATGAACAATAA
- a CDS encoding CFI-box-CTERM domain-containing protein, translated as MKFINPYEVLELETLDSSELKKAKRRKLADFEFSDDNTIQYKNDKIHKADFIRVVDELDEDKKSNYYWFLKGHSELNDFLTMGDTWFFLNYQSQRIFDNTEFIDFISPFFAQQYDKTLANVFQKQDVNLLKKLTSVPPLISSFHIDQTYKGLRKILDDKIEELHQIRVSIDNEESFYNEYNVSQIVSDLQAKINIELYNALPSYFQSQKDEVAQRLRNISVSVFNAFHSSKEALDIIQLALELDISSTKRQNFQEDYEQISKIQQQKEESEKYEPILLKYIEVVNSLQNLIERIEETDFTHSLEDRVRSLFDIQDLNWQPPIFDEIRKHIALLIRSLSVEVFNNYANIEVSLSLIQIARQIDVDGETSQQIEKARSDLRQLEKEIEDKQNKELNQILEIIIDLNFKINARTALIINQESVQIFLNDIFTQENILRLAALKTNSSKKRLVEELLEISESLEPNYSRSFVLRIARIAENDSYLKQYIINSSKRAGIKLTKVSKQLRDDIQLELRRRKQQQQKKESSESCYIATACYGNYDAPEVIVFRQFRDKVLLKNSFGVAFVSFYYRFSPYWAKKLEKKKKINGYVRKFLLQPIYNTLKKY; from the coding sequence ATGAAGTTTATCAATCCTTATGAGGTTTTAGAACTAGAAACACTTGATAGTTCAGAACTCAAAAAAGCAAAGCGTAGAAAACTAGCAGATTTTGAGTTTTCAGACGATAATACTATACAGTACAAAAATGATAAAATCCATAAGGCTGATTTTATAAGAGTGGTTGATGAGCTGGACGAAGACAAAAAAAGCAATTATTACTGGTTTCTTAAAGGTCATTCAGAGTTAAATGACTTTCTCACAATGGGAGATACGTGGTTCTTCTTGAACTATCAGTCCCAACGAATATTTGATAATACTGAATTTATAGACTTTATTAGTCCATTTTTCGCTCAACAATATGACAAAACGTTAGCTAATGTCTTTCAAAAACAAGATGTTAATCTGTTGAAAAAGCTCACTTCTGTCCCTCCCTTAATAAGTTCTTTTCATATAGACCAAACCTACAAAGGATTAAGAAAAATATTAGATGATAAAATAGAAGAACTTCATCAGATTAGAGTTAGTATAGATAATGAAGAGAGTTTTTACAATGAGTATAATGTTAGTCAAATAGTTTCTGACTTACAAGCTAAAATCAACATAGAACTTTATAATGCTTTACCTTCATATTTTCAGTCTCAGAAAGATGAAGTAGCTCAAAGACTACGAAACATTTCTGTGTCAGTATTTAACGCTTTTCACTCATCTAAAGAAGCTTTAGATATTATACAACTAGCTTTAGAACTTGATATAAGTAGCACGAAAAGGCAGAATTTTCAAGAAGATTACGAACAAATATCTAAAATACAACAGCAGAAAGAGGAATCTGAGAAATATGAACCTATTTTATTGAAATACATTGAGGTAGTAAACTCTTTGCAGAATCTGATAGAAAGAATAGAAGAAACAGACTTTACTCATTCTTTAGAGGATAGAGTAAGAAGTCTATTTGACATACAGGATTTAAACTGGCAGCCTCCTATCTTTGATGAGATTCGTAAACATATAGCCTTACTTATTAGGTCATTATCAGTAGAAGTGTTTAATAATTATGCAAATATAGAAGTATCTTTATCACTCATACAGATAGCACGGCAGATAGACGTAGATGGAGAAACATCACAACAGATAGAAAAAGCTAGGAGTGATTTGAGACAATTAGAAAAAGAAATAGAAGATAAACAGAATAAAGAGCTCAATCAAATTCTTGAAATAATAATAGATTTGAATTTTAAAATTAATGCAAGAACAGCTTTGATAATTAATCAAGAGTCTGTACAAATTTTCTTGAACGACATCTTTACACAAGAAAATATTTTAAGACTAGCTGCACTTAAGACAAATAGTTCTAAGAAAAGGTTGGTTGAAGAATTACTAGAAATATCAGAAAGTTTAGAACCTAATTATTCAAGAAGCTTTGTATTAAGAATTGCTAGAATTGCTGAAAATGATAGTTACCTGAAACAGTATATAATAAATTCTTCCAAACGGGCAGGAATAAAGCTAACAAAGGTAAGTAAACAACTCAGAGATGATATACAACTAGAACTACGAAGAAGGAAACAGCAACAACAAAAAAAAGAGAGTTCAGAAAGCTGTTATATTGCCACAGCTTGTTATGGAAATTATGATGCTCCAGAGGTAATAGTTTTCCGTCAGTTCAGAGATAAAGTCTTGCTCAAAAATAGCTTCGGAGTAGCATTTGTATCCTTTTATTATCGCTTTTCTCCCTATTGGGCAAAAAAACTAGAAAAGAAGAAAAAGATAAATGGATATGTTCGTAAATTTTTACTACAACCAATATATAATACTTTAAAAAAATACTAA